The following proteins are co-located in the Fodinibius salicampi genome:
- a CDS encoding ankyrin repeat domain-containing protein, with translation MKAINSLTKVFGFLLISVIFMTATEIAEAQMKSDIIQYVLKSDSKALSTALSNGADVNQQTKVGNTPLMIAAKIGDRLTIEALLSNDANVNLRNDAGATALMIAAKYNNSHIVTALLDNGADPTIKNNDGHTASSFAKAYKRSEIFAQLKLAEQNFIAQK, from the coding sequence ATGAAAGCTATCAACTCACTTACCAAAGTATTCGGATTTCTGTTGATCTCAGTAATATTTATGACAGCAACAGAAATTGCGGAAGCACAAATGAAATCTGATATAATTCAATATGTATTGAAGAGCGATTCAAAAGCATTGTCGACTGCTCTATCGAACGGAGCAGATGTAAACCAGCAAACAAAAGTAGGAAATACTCCCCTCATGATTGCAGCTAAAATTGGTGATCGCCTGACAATTGAGGCACTTCTATCCAATGATGCTAACGTTAACTTACGTAATGACGCAGGAGCAACAGCACTCATGATTGCAGCAAAATATAACAATTCCCATATTGTTACTGCACTGCTTGATAACGGAGCTGATCCAACGATTAAAAATAATGATGGACATACCGCCTCTAGTTTTGCCAAGGCTTACAAACGATCTGAAATTTTTGCTCAGCTAAAATTAGCTGAACAAAACTTCATTGCTCAAAAGTAA
- the apaG gene encoding Co2+/Mg2+ efflux protein ApaG: MDNILLMYQPTFIEVSHDISVEVKPVYLEQESSPVSNKHVFAYFISINNLGSRTVKLLRRHWLIEDSIGETHEIDGEGVIGQKPTIPPDGEHSYNSFCVLNSYKGSMKGFYTMQTMDDQVLKVRIPKFLLISHLLN; the protein is encoded by the coding sequence ATGGATAACATACTGCTTATGTATCAACCGACATTTATAGAAGTTTCTCACGACATTAGTGTCGAAGTAAAACCGGTTTACCTGGAACAGGAGTCGAGTCCTGTGTCCAATAAACATGTCTTTGCTTATTTTATCTCTATAAACAACTTAGGATCGCGAACCGTAAAGTTGCTCCGCCGGCATTGGCTTATTGAAGACTCTATTGGCGAAACGCACGAGATAGACGGGGAAGGAGTTATCGGACAAAAACCCACTATCCCACCAGATGGTGAGCATTCCTATAACAGTTTCTGTGTGCTAAATTCGTATAAGGGCAGTATGAAGGGATTTTATACCATGCAGACTATGGATGACCAGGTTTTAAAAGTACGCATTCCAAAATTCCTGCTGATTTCACACCTGTTGAATTAA
- a CDS encoding glutathione peroxidase: MLTFSFMGENNTSVYEFEPTNIDGEVTPLQKYEGKVLLIVNTASECGFTPQYEGLQNIYEKYNDQGFEVLGFPANNFGGQEPGSDEEIKQFCNVNYDVGFPLFSKISVKGEDQHPLFKYLTTASNPDFTGEIKWNFEKFLIGKDGELVHRFRSDTKPESDEILKAIETSLDS, translated from the coding sequence ATGCTTACTTTTTCGTTTATGGGTGAAAATAATACTTCTGTATATGAATTTGAACCTACAAACATTGACGGCGAGGTAACACCTCTTCAAAAGTATGAAGGGAAGGTACTGCTTATTGTTAATACGGCGTCTGAATGTGGTTTTACTCCCCAGTACGAGGGGTTGCAAAATATTTATGAGAAGTATAACGATCAGGGGTTTGAGGTTTTGGGCTTTCCCGCGAACAATTTTGGAGGTCAGGAACCGGGCAGTGACGAGGAAATAAAGCAATTTTGCAATGTGAATTACGATGTAGGGTTCCCGTTGTTTTCAAAAATTTCGGTTAAGGGTGAAGATCAGCATCCTCTGTTTAAATACCTCACAACGGCTTCAAACCCCGATTTTACCGGCGAGATTAAGTGGAATTTCGAGAAATTTTTGATTGGAAAAGACGGGGAGTTAGTCCATCGTTTTCGCAGTGATACAAAACCTGAAAGTGATGAAATTTTAAAGGCAATAGAAACGTCTTTGGATAGTTAA
- a CDS encoding MBL fold metallo-hydrolase, with protein sequence MKLTFLGTGTSMGVPVAGGFGKERLDGDPRNVRWRCSAWIETDESSIVIDTGPEFRLQSIRSGLSHIDLVLITHEHMDHISGLDDLRPFCYEQNQSIPVYAGKKCLHAIRKRFDYMFGPNRYPGATSLDLQEVPDSFTFRDLEITPLPATHGKINVLGYRVNDLSYLTDVNAIPDATKRKIVGSKMLVLDGLRWKPEHPTHMTIPQAVSVAEELEVPQTYLIHMNSSVNHSKSNERLPDHVQLAYDQLTVEI encoded by the coding sequence ATGAAATTAACTTTCTTAGGAACCGGTACCTCAATGGGCGTCCCAGTGGCCGGCGGTTTTGGCAAGGAACGGCTGGATGGGGATCCCCGGAATGTACGATGGCGCTGCTCGGCCTGGATAGAAACAGATGAGTCATCTATCGTTATAGATACCGGACCCGAATTTCGCCTGCAAAGCATCCGCTCGGGTCTTTCCCATATAGATCTGGTACTGATTACCCACGAACACATGGACCATATCTCGGGACTGGATGATCTTCGGCCTTTTTGCTATGAGCAAAACCAAAGTATTCCTGTTTATGCCGGGAAAAAATGTCTCCACGCCATTCGCAAGCGGTTTGACTATATGTTCGGCCCTAACCGGTATCCTGGAGCAACTTCCCTGGATCTTCAGGAGGTCCCCGATTCATTTACCTTTCGGGATCTGGAAATTACTCCTCTGCCCGCTACTCATGGAAAAATAAATGTGCTGGGCTACCGGGTTAATGACCTTTCTTACCTCACGGATGTAAACGCCATCCCGGATGCTACCAAAAGAAAAATTGTGGGATCCAAAATGCTGGTCCTCGACGGACTGCGATGGAAGCCCGAACACCCAACCCATATGACCATTCCCCAAGCCGTATCCGTAGCTGAGGAGCTTGAAGTTCCCCAAACCTACCTTATCCACATGAACTCTTCTGTTAATCACAGCAAGAGCAATGAACGCCTTCCCGATCACGTTCAGCTTGCGTATGATCAGTTAACGGTAGAAATATAG
- a CDS encoding mannose-1-phosphate guanylyltransferase: MFYAVIMAGGSGTRFWPKSTKKHPKQFLNLFGDQTMLQTTADRIKELIPAERLWVITNDRYVDLVNKQLPEVPPKNIIGEAVAKNTAPCVALAAALIQEEDPDATLAVLPADHLVRHPEKFRKVLKAANAKAREGNNLVTIGIEPNRPETGYGYIEFDTEQSEMHEQKEVRKVKQFREKPDLQTARQFISSGNFLWNSGMFVWSATTILDEFKKHLPEISEQIDALAPAIGSEKQKEAIDQFYHACPSISIDYGIMEQSESVYVVPGSFGWSDVGSWNAVYDLREKDNNGNVIEAEHITITKSKNNLVQSNSDKMIALVGVEDLAVVETDQAILVCNLNEAQGVKQIVNQLKEEDKNKKYL; the protein is encoded by the coding sequence ATGTTTTATGCAGTAATAATGGCCGGGGGATCCGGTACGCGTTTTTGGCCCAAAAGCACTAAAAAGCATCCCAAGCAGTTTTTAAACCTGTTTGGCGACCAAACCATGTTACAGACTACTGCAGACCGGATTAAGGAGCTTATCCCGGCTGAACGCCTGTGGGTTATAACCAACGATCGCTATGTCGATTTGGTTAACAAGCAGCTTCCTGAAGTTCCCCCAAAAAATATCATTGGTGAGGCCGTTGCTAAAAATACAGCCCCTTGCGTGGCTCTGGCTGCTGCTTTAATTCAGGAAGAAGATCCTGACGCTACCTTGGCGGTGCTTCCGGCGGATCACCTTGTCCGGCATCCGGAGAAGTTTCGCAAGGTACTAAAAGCCGCGAATGCCAAAGCAAGGGAAGGGAATAACCTGGTTACGATAGGCATAGAACCCAATCGGCCGGAAACAGGATACGGATATATAGAGTTTGATACAGAACAGTCGGAGATGCATGAGCAAAAAGAAGTAAGAAAAGTTAAGCAGTTTCGGGAGAAACCCGACTTGCAAACCGCTCGGCAATTCATTAGTTCGGGAAATTTCTTATGGAACAGCGGGATGTTTGTGTGGAGTGCGACAACCATTCTGGATGAGTTTAAAAAGCATCTGCCGGAAATAAGTGAGCAGATAGATGCGCTTGCTCCCGCTATAGGCAGTGAGAAGCAGAAAGAAGCCATTGATCAATTTTATCATGCCTGTCCATCTATCTCAATTGACTACGGCATTATGGAACAGTCGGAAAGTGTATATGTGGTTCCCGGCTCTTTCGGATGGAGTGATGTAGGAAGCTGGAATGCCGTGTATGATTTGAGGGAGAAGGATAATAATGGTAATGTCATTGAAGCCGAACATATTACTATTACCAAATCCAAAAATAACCTTGTTCAGAGCAATAGTGACAAGATGATTGCGCTCGTTGGGGTCGAAGATTTGGCAGTGGTAGAAACCGACCAGGCTATTTTAGTGTGTAATTTAAATGAGGCGCAGGGAGTCAAGCAGATTGTAAATCAGCTGAAGGAAGAGGATAAAAACAAAAAATATTTATAG
- a CDS encoding sensor histidine kinase has protein sequence MKKAPFKKSSRLSFKIALGSALAVGVVGFGLGYLFFTPALVTLLLFNLILILLTFGLVYYVSYRLQFRRMEQLNQITRSIARKRFEDYSDFTSENRDELDYVITQSIRASKTIEREIQRLNRIENYRKEFIGDISHELKTPIFAIQGFIETLLNGAIDDEEVNRKFLKKAMRNVNRLIFLTKDLMEISKLETGELKSEVQDINLRKIVDDTVENLQYKAQKENITLQKEGFDKDIIVSADQNQIKQVLINLIENAIKYNVPEGSVTIGEKPFSRDEDKVLVYVQDTGIGIEQQYIERVTERFFRIDKSRSREKGGTGLGLAIVKHIMEAHGEEFFIESTPNVGSTFSFTLSKVRRAAGFPE, from the coding sequence ATGAAGAAGGCTCCATTTAAAAAATCATCCCGCCTCTCTTTTAAAATTGCACTTGGCTCGGCTTTAGCTGTGGGAGTAGTGGGTTTTGGATTGGGTTATCTTTTCTTTACTCCCGCCTTGGTTACTCTCCTTCTCTTCAACCTGATCCTTATCCTGTTAACATTTGGATTGGTCTATTATGTGAGTTACAGGCTCCAGTTTCGTCGTATGGAGCAGTTAAATCAAATAACCAGAAGTATTGCCCGTAAACGTTTTGAGGATTATTCGGACTTCACCTCCGAAAACCGAGATGAATTAGATTATGTAATTACCCAGTCTATTCGGGCCAGTAAGACTATCGAGCGTGAGATCCAGCGTCTTAACCGTATTGAGAACTATCGCAAGGAATTTATCGGAGACATTTCGCATGAGCTTAAAACCCCTATTTTTGCCATCCAGGGATTTATAGAAACACTGCTTAACGGGGCCATTGATGACGAAGAGGTAAACCGGAAGTTTTTGAAAAAGGCGATGCGAAATGTTAATCGCCTGATTTTCTTAACCAAAGATTTGATGGAGATCTCCAAGCTCGAAACCGGAGAATTGAAATCCGAAGTACAGGATATTAACCTTCGAAAAATTGTGGATGATACCGTTGAAAATCTACAATATAAAGCACAAAAAGAGAACATTACGTTGCAAAAAGAAGGATTTGATAAGGATATTATCGTAAGTGCCGACCAAAATCAGATTAAGCAGGTGCTTATAAATCTTATTGAAAATGCAATCAAATATAATGTGCCGGAAGGAAGCGTAACCATAGGCGAAAAACCGTTTTCCAGGGACGAAGACAAGGTATTGGTTTATGTTCAGGATACCGGTATCGGGATTGAGCAGCAGTATATCGAGCGTGTCACCGAACGCTTTTTCCGCATTGATAAGTCACGATCGCGAGAAAAAGGGGGTACCGGACTGGGACTGGCTATTGTTAAGCACATAATGGAAGCCCACGGAGAGGAGTTTTTTATTGAAAGCACACCCAATGTAGGTTCTACATTCAGCTTTACGCTCAGTAAAGTACGGCGCGCAGCGGGCTTTCCGGAATGA
- a CDS encoding response regulator transcription factor: MSKKNILVVDDEKDLLDLIEYNLKKEGFDVLKAEDGQEGIEVARKHQPDLILLDIMMPKMDGLEVVERIRDDRQLKRIPVIFLTARGDEKTEIEGLDKGGDDYITKPISTTKLISRIKAVLRRFEETAIEDQDKINVHDITIDKDRYIVTQADEEFQLPRKEFELLYFLASRKGKVMDRQTLLNHVWGDNVYVVDRTVDVHVRKIRKKLGDEYIETVKGVGYRFKE; this comes from the coding sequence GTGTCTAAGAAAAATATTTTAGTGGTTGATGATGAGAAGGACTTGCTTGATCTCATTGAATACAACCTAAAAAAAGAAGGATTTGATGTCCTAAAGGCTGAAGATGGTCAGGAAGGAATTGAAGTTGCTCGAAAACACCAGCCTGACTTAATCCTGCTTGATATAATGATGCCCAAAATGGATGGGCTGGAAGTGGTAGAGCGAATTCGCGATGACAGACAGCTCAAGCGTATTCCTGTGATCTTTCTAACAGCCCGGGGAGATGAAAAAACGGAGATCGAAGGGCTTGATAAAGGCGGCGATGACTATATAACCAAGCCGATCAGTACCACAAAGCTCATATCACGCATAAAAGCCGTATTGCGCCGTTTTGAGGAGACGGCTATTGAAGATCAAGATAAGATAAATGTACACGACATTACTATTGATAAAGATCGTTATATCGTAACCCAGGCAGACGAAGAATTTCAGCTGCCCCGCAAGGAATTTGAACTGCTTTACTTCCTGGCCAGCCGAAAAGGAAAAGTAATGGATCGCCAGACACTCCTGAATCACGTTTGGGGTGATAATGTATACGTGGTTGATCGAACGGTAGATGTGCATGTTCGAAAAATTCGCAAAAAGCTGGGAGATGAATATATTGAAACCGTAAAAGGTGTCGGATATCGCTTTAAGGAATAA
- the ruvA gene encoding Holliday junction branch migration protein RuvA gives MIAYLKGIVHSKAANQLVLDVHDVGYLLEISTQTLDELPAKGEEAELLVHHHITDNDQRLFGFLGQNEKDLFELLITVKGVGPKLGLTILSGLPAEEITGAIVQKDKGTLSQIKGIGKKTAERMILELKDKVSEMVDATYTSSSAVSGDLKQEAISALQSLGFKKRDSEKAVGMAVKNGQSAENVQELVKRALAQLNT, from the coding sequence ATGATTGCATATTTAAAAGGTATTGTACACAGTAAGGCAGCAAACCAGCTTGTTTTGGATGTTCATGATGTTGGCTATCTGTTAGAAATTTCCACACAGACTCTGGACGAGCTGCCCGCTAAAGGTGAAGAAGCGGAGTTATTGGTCCATCATCATATAACGGATAATGATCAGCGGTTGTTTGGCTTTTTAGGCCAAAACGAGAAGGATCTATTTGAGCTTTTGATTACGGTTAAGGGGGTAGGACCTAAACTGGGACTAACCATTCTTTCGGGTTTGCCCGCAGAAGAAATAACAGGCGCTATCGTGCAGAAGGACAAAGGAACTCTTTCCCAGATTAAAGGAATTGGGAAAAAGACGGCAGAACGGATGATCCTTGAGCTTAAGGATAAGGTTTCGGAAATGGTGGATGCGACTTACACTTCTTCTTCTGCTGTTTCAGGCGATTTGAAACAGGAAGCTATTTCTGCCCTGCAGTCGCTCGGGTTTAAAAAACGCGACTCTGAAAAGGCTGTTGGTATGGCTGTAAAAAATGGACAATCTGCCGAAAACGTACAAGAACTGGTTAAACGGGCACTTGCCCAGCTTAATACGTAA
- the ruvC gene encoding crossover junction endodeoxyribonuclease RuvC, giving the protein MAENIILGIDPGSRTTGFAILTRQKGKLIALRCDTINMATMDDHSDRLQYIFDKVSKIVSSFNPTSCAVETPIYGVDPQAMLKLGRAQAAAMLAITNHDISVTEYYPKQVKKSITGNGNASKEQVAFMLRKMVKLPGEKLSKDATDALAVAWCHLMKQNSIQNDIPKSQNKTHQNNSKSSWESFVANNPDRIRS; this is encoded by the coding sequence ATGGCAGAAAATATCATTTTAGGTATAGATCCCGGATCACGTACCACGGGCTTTGCTATTCTTACCAGGCAAAAGGGCAAGCTTATTGCACTGCGTTGCGATACTATAAATATGGCTACGATGGATGACCATTCCGATCGGTTACAGTATATTTTTGATAAGGTTTCTAAAATAGTTTCTTCTTTTAACCCTACCTCCTGTGCTGTAGAAACGCCCATTTATGGCGTTGATCCCCAGGCGATGCTCAAACTTGGACGGGCCCAGGCTGCAGCCATGCTGGCTATTACCAACCATGACATTTCAGTTACGGAATACTATCCTAAGCAGGTAAAAAAATCGATTACCGGCAACGGGAATGCAAGCAAGGAACAGGTCGCTTTTATGCTTCGTAAGATGGTGAAACTTCCGGGGGAAAAACTTTCAAAAGATGCCACGGATGCGCTTGCGGTAGCGTGGTGCCACCTGATGAAGCAAAACAGTATTCAGAATGATATCCCCAAATCTCAGAACAAAACCCATCAGAATAATAGTAAATCCAGTTGGGAAAGCTTTGTCGCTAATAATCCCGATCGGATACGTTCTTAA
- a CDS encoding ankyrin repeat domain-containing protein, protein MKILKGLFLITALSLLWVSGAKANSNTDQIKENIFEAIRSIDYTSINVLLSDDVDVNKRDKQGNTPLMVATEIGNHRILDIILSHDPDINLHNKEGKTALIIAAETGQLQVVEKLLSHHADPTIEDENGNTALTLAAKFGHQRIVSFFKKMRTQPTLTK, encoded by the coding sequence ATGAAAATATTAAAAGGATTATTCTTAATCACCGCCCTAAGCCTGCTATGGGTTAGTGGTGCAAAGGCTAATTCTAACACAGATCAGATCAAGGAGAATATATTTGAAGCCATCCGAAGCATCGATTATACCAGTATAAACGTGCTGCTTTCTGATGATGTTGACGTAAATAAACGAGATAAGCAAGGTAATACTCCACTGATGGTTGCTACGGAGATAGGAAATCATCGCATTTTGGATATTATCCTGTCTCACGACCCGGATATTAATTTGCACAATAAGGAAGGAAAAACCGCGTTAATAATAGCAGCTGAAACAGGTCAGCTGCAGGTGGTTGAAAAGCTATTGTCTCACCATGCAGATCCAACAATTGAGGATGAAAATGGTAATACTGCCTTAACCCTGGCAGCAAAATTTGGTCATCAAAGAATTGTAAGTTTTTTTAAGAAAATGCGAACGCAACCAACCCTTACCAAGTAG
- a CDS encoding alanine/glycine:cation symporter family protein — protein sequence MWGMPLVYLLVGGGLFFMVYSRFAPFKFFFHALEILRGKYDNPDDPGDISHFEALSSALAATVGMGNISGVAVAIFMGGPGALFWMWVSAFVGMATKFFTCTLAILYRGKDTAGKIQGGPMYVITEGLGKKWKPLAMLFAVAGIFGPLPIFQANQLTQILRDSIYIPQGWVAENAHMGGDLITGLVLVVLVSFVIFGGIKRIGKVTSRLVPAMVVIYVGCVIAILVSHIAEIPYYLGLIVTDAFTGKSVMGGAVGSLIVIGIQRGVFSNEAGLGTEALAHGAAKTKEPVREGLVAMLGPAIDTIITCTMTALAILVTGVWKSTEANGVTLTLNAFNEALPTVGTYLLVICVLFFSISSMLTYSYYGTKCLGFLIGAERQHWYNYFYVGSIVFGSIASIGAVIDLIDGMFALMAIPTMVSGLILAPKVMEVARDYFSRIGTFQEFQ from the coding sequence ATGTGGGGTATGCCGCTGGTGTATCTGTTAGTCGGTGGTGGACTTTTCTTTATGGTCTACTCCCGCTTTGCTCCTTTTAAATTCTTTTTTCATGCGCTCGAAATATTGCGGGGGAAATATGATAATCCTGATGATCCGGGAGATATTTCTCACTTTGAAGCCCTTTCCAGTGCTCTTGCTGCTACCGTTGGGATGGGAAATATCAGCGGGGTTGCAGTCGCAATCTTCATGGGTGGGCCTGGCGCACTCTTTTGGATGTGGGTAAGCGCCTTTGTAGGGATGGCGACGAAATTTTTTACCTGTACGCTTGCTATTTTATATCGTGGAAAGGATACAGCAGGAAAAATACAGGGAGGCCCCATGTACGTAATAACAGAGGGACTCGGTAAAAAATGGAAACCGCTGGCTATGTTGTTTGCTGTTGCCGGTATTTTTGGTCCGCTGCCCATTTTTCAGGCAAATCAGCTGACACAAATACTGCGTGACAGTATTTATATTCCCCAGGGATGGGTGGCTGAAAATGCCCATATGGGAGGAGATCTGATTACCGGGCTGGTGCTTGTAGTCCTTGTCTCTTTCGTCATTTTCGGGGGCATTAAACGGATCGGAAAAGTTACATCACGGTTGGTTCCTGCTATGGTGGTTATTTACGTAGGATGTGTGATTGCTATTTTAGTTTCTCATATAGCCGAAATCCCCTATTACCTGGGACTGATTGTTACCGATGCTTTTACGGGAAAATCAGTGATGGGGGGAGCGGTTGGCTCCTTAATTGTAATAGGTATTCAGCGCGGCGTATTTTCCAACGAGGCTGGCCTCGGTACCGAGGCCCTTGCCCACGGAGCTGCTAAAACTAAGGAGCCCGTACGGGAAGGCCTCGTCGCTATGCTCGGTCCAGCTATCGATACAATTATAACTTGCACGATGACAGCTCTGGCTATTTTGGTAACGGGGGTGTGGAAATCTACGGAAGCTAATGGTGTCACCCTTACTCTCAATGCATTTAACGAAGCCCTGCCTACCGTCGGTACCTATTTACTGGTAATATGCGTACTCTTTTTTTCCATAAGTTCTATGCTTACATACTCGTATTATGGCACCAAGTGCCTGGGATTTTTAATCGGGGCTGAACGACAACACTGGTACAATTATTTTTATGTGGGATCCATTGTTTTTGGCTCTATTGCCTCTATTGGAGCGGTTATCGATCTTATCGATGGGATGTTCGCTTTGATGGCTATACCAACTATGGTGTCCGGATTGATTTTAGCGCCGAAAGTAATGGAAGTGGCCCGGGATTACTTTTCAAGAATTGGCACTTTTCAAGAATTTCAATAA
- a CDS encoding DinB family protein, which yields MILKTGPMDAADHFLRLYSYDIWANDQILLTLQDNLNFPEADEAIAYYSHIAGAQEVWYNRIKGQSTDELDIWPDYGLSEGLQKLKTLSEEWKLLIENNRSSLEKLIAYQNSKGKAFETPLSDILQHLIIHGQHHRAQIAVLLRNAGITPPATDFIFFSRSN from the coding sequence TTGATACTGAAAACAGGTCCTATGGATGCGGCTGATCATTTTTTGCGATTGTACTCTTATGATATCTGGGCAAATGACCAAATATTGTTGACGTTGCAGGATAATTTGAATTTTCCTGAAGCTGATGAAGCCATAGCTTATTACAGCCATATTGCCGGCGCGCAGGAAGTATGGTATAATCGAATTAAAGGCCAATCTACTGATGAGCTGGATATTTGGCCAGACTATGGATTATCGGAAGGACTTCAAAAGCTAAAAACGCTTTCCGAAGAATGGAAATTATTAATTGAGAATAATCGCTCATCATTAGAAAAGCTAATTGCCTATCAGAATTCTAAGGGCAAAGCTTTTGAAACCCCCTTATCGGATATTTTGCAACATCTTATTATCCATGGGCAGCATCACCGTGCACAGATCGCCGTTTTGTTGCGAAATGCAGGAATCACACCACCTGCAACCGATTTTATCTTTTTTAGCCGTTCTAATTAG